One region of Chryseobacterium sp. C-71 genomic DNA includes:
- the fusA gene encoding elongation factor G — MKYNTRNIGIIAHVDAGKTTLTERLLYYTGMIHKIGNVDEGNTTMDKDIQEKNRGITISSAAISTQWKKDQHVFNINIIDTPGHIDFAVEVERSLRVLDSVVAVFCASSGVQPQTENVWFQAEKHGISKICFINKMDRIGADFFAVLNEIKTKLNAVPLALQIPMGSEDNFEGVIDLIKQKALYWIDENGETIIEKEIPENYKAEADEFRLKLMETLAEFDENFFEKFMDSETKISEEMITEATKRTCQSRTIVPVLCGSAFKNKGVQPLLDSIVSYLPAPNQLSTIKGKDAKTEETIELKRNEEETFSGLVFKVVIDKHMGKLAMLRIYSGSIKSGDTILNVRTNENFRISRILQMQSDKTLTIEEGKAGDIVALTGIKDAKTGDSLSSIERAVLLESITIPAPVIRVSIEPKTNADEKSFGLVLAKIQEEDPSLVVERDKQTGETLLSGLGELHLEVTLEKIRLNHGIEINQGKPKVSYKEILTETKKHREKLVKQTGGSGQFADITFEIGPRENNEIGLEFINQIKGGVIPGEFIPSIEKGFREAMENGALSGNPLESMKITLLDGSTHSNDSHAQDFEMAARDGFRAVAKQCKPKLLEPIMQIEIQSIEEYTGVVTADINKRRGIITSIDEKSGRKIFAAEVPLASTFGYISDLRTLTSGRASISMKLSHYALVPDFIANTLIT, encoded by the coding sequence ATGAAATACAACACACGAAATATAGGGATCATAGCACACGTCGACGCCGGAAAAACCACGCTAACGGAAAGATTGCTTTATTACACCGGAATGATCCACAAAATAGGAAATGTAGACGAAGGAAATACCACGATGGATAAAGACATCCAGGAGAAAAACAGAGGAATAACCATTTCATCTGCTGCGATTTCCACACAATGGAAAAAAGATCAGCATGTTTTTAATATCAACATTATTGATACTCCGGGACACATTGATTTTGCGGTAGAAGTTGAGCGTTCTTTACGGGTTTTAGACAGCGTTGTTGCGGTTTTCTGCGCTTCTTCGGGAGTTCAACCACAAACGGAAAATGTTTGGTTCCAAGCAGAGAAACATGGAATTTCAAAGATATGTTTCATCAATAAAATGGATAGAATCGGGGCTGATTTCTTTGCTGTTTTAAATGAAATTAAAACTAAACTAAATGCAGTTCCTTTGGCTTTACAAATTCCGATGGGTTCTGAAGATAATTTTGAAGGAGTTATTGATTTAATCAAACAAAAAGCTTTGTATTGGATCGATGAAAATGGTGAAACGATTATTGAAAAAGAAATTCCTGAAAATTATAAAGCAGAAGCTGATGAATTCAGATTAAAATTAATGGAAACCTTAGCAGAATTTGATGAAAATTTCTTTGAAAAATTCATGGATTCTGAGACGAAAATCTCTGAGGAAATGATTACTGAAGCGACAAAAAGAACTTGTCAATCAAGAACTATTGTTCCTGTTTTATGCGGTTCTGCTTTTAAAAATAAAGGAGTTCAGCCTTTGCTTGATTCGATTGTAAGTTATCTTCCAGCTCCGAATCAATTGTCTACTATTAAGGGAAAAGATGCGAAAACTGAGGAAACAATCGAGCTTAAAAGAAATGAAGAAGAAACTTTTTCAGGACTGGTTTTCAAAGTAGTCATTGACAAACATATGGGTAAATTGGCAATGCTGAGAATTTATTCCGGAAGCATAAAATCCGGAGACACGATTTTAAATGTGAGAACGAATGAAAATTTCAGAATTTCAAGAATTTTACAAATGCAGTCGGACAAAACGTTAACGATTGAAGAAGGAAAAGCAGGTGACATTGTTGCTTTAACCGGAATAAAAGATGCAAAAACAGGAGATTCTTTATCATCTATTGAAAGAGCTGTTTTGCTTGAATCCATCACAATTCCGGCTCCGGTTATCCGAGTTTCAATTGAGCCGAAAACGAATGCTGATGAGAAATCTTTCGGACTTGTTTTAGCTAAAATTCAGGAAGAAGATCCGTCGTTGGTTGTTGAAAGAGACAAACAAACGGGCGAAACTTTGTTGAGCGGTTTGGGAGAATTACATCTTGAAGTTACTTTAGAAAAAATCCGATTGAATCACGGAATTGAAATCAATCAAGGGAAGCCTAAAGTTTCATACAAAGAAATTTTAACTGAAACCAAAAAACACAGAGAAAAATTAGTCAAACAAACTGGTGGAAGCGGACAATTCGCAGACATCACTTTTGAAATTGGACCTCGTGAAAATAATGAAATCGGTTTGGAATTCATTAATCAAATTAAAGGGGGTGTGATTCCGGGTGAGTTTATTCCTTCGATTGAAAAAGGTTTCAGAGAGGCAATGGAAAACGGAGCTTTAAGCGGAAATCCTTTGGAAAGTATGAAAATTACACTTCTGGATGGCTCTACTCACAGTAACGATTCTCATGCTCAGGATTTTGAAATGGCAGCGAGAGACGGTTTCAGAGCAGTTGCAAAACAATGCAAACCGAAATTATTGGAACCGATCATGCAGATTGAGATTCAAAGTATTGAAGAATATACCGGAGTTGTGACGGCGGATATCAACAAACGAAGAGGAATCATCACTTCGATTGATGAAAAATCAGGAAGAAAAATTTTCGCAGCAGAAGTTCCTTTGGCTTCTACTTTCGGATATATTTCTGATCTGAGAACACTGACGAGCGGAAGAGCTTCGATCAGCATGAAGTTGTCGCACTATGCTTTGGTACCTGATTTCATTGCGAATACATTAATAACCTAA
- a CDS encoding SulP family inorganic anion transporter → MKNTLALFDFSKKINYKNELLAGFTVAMTMIPESLSFAILAGLSPLTGLYAAFMMGLVTAVLGGRPGMVSGGAGATIVVLIALIKSHGVEYLFAAVALAGIFQMLVGIFKLGKFVRLIPQPVMYGFLNGLAVIIFMAQIEQFKVIEENGVVGWLQGSSLYIMGGLTALTIAIVYFFPKLTKVVPASLVAIIVVFGVVLGFNIDTKTVADIANISGGLPDFHIPQIPFSLETLQIIFPYAMIMAGVGLIESLLTLSMVDEITNSKGSANKESVAQGIANITNGFFGGMGGCAMVAQTLVNLNAGSRARLSGIIASITILIIILIGAPFIEKIPMAALVGVMMMVAISTFQWVSIRIVNKMPKSDIFVGMTVALITIVLHNLALAVLVGVIIAALVFAWDNAKRIRARKHIDENGIKHYEIFGPLFFGSVMNFTEKFDPANDPEEVVIDFKESRVVDMSAIDALDKLSKKYNELNKRLHLKHLSEDSIKLLKNAEAVIEVNIHEDPTYKVMPEK, encoded by the coding sequence ATGAAAAACACTCTTGCTCTTTTTGATTTTTCAAAAAAAATTAACTATAAAAATGAATTGTTAGCTGGTTTTACAGTGGCCATGACGATGATTCCGGAGTCGCTTTCTTTTGCAATTCTCGCAGGATTATCACCATTGACGGGTTTGTACGCAGCTTTTATGATGGGATTGGTCACTGCCGTTTTAGGCGGACGTCCTGGGATGGTTTCCGGTGGAGCAGGAGCAACAATTGTAGTTTTGATTGCCTTAATAAAGTCTCATGGTGTAGAATATCTTTTCGCTGCTGTGGCACTCGCAGGAATTTTTCAGATGCTGGTCGGGATTTTTAAATTAGGAAAATTTGTAAGGCTTATTCCACAACCCGTAATGTATGGTTTCCTGAATGGTTTGGCGGTCATTATTTTTATGGCGCAAATAGAACAGTTTAAAGTTATTGAGGAAAATGGAGTTGTCGGTTGGCTTCAAGGTTCTTCCTTATATATTATGGGAGGTTTGACTGCATTGACAATTGCAATCGTTTATTTCTTTCCTAAATTGACAAAAGTGGTTCCTGCATCGCTCGTTGCAATCATCGTTGTTTTTGGAGTTGTTTTAGGATTTAATATAGATACAAAAACTGTTGCTGATATTGCGAATATCAGTGGAGGCTTACCCGATTTTCATATTCCTCAAATTCCATTTTCTTTGGAAACTTTACAGATTATTTTTCCTTATGCGATGATTATGGCAGGAGTTGGTTTGATCGAATCATTGTTGACATTATCAATGGTCGATGAAATCACCAATTCAAAAGGAAGTGCCAACAAAGAATCTGTCGCACAGGGAATTGCTAATATTACCAACGGTTTTTTCGGTGGAATGGGAGGTTGTGCGATGGTTGCCCAGACTCTGGTAAATCTGAATGCTGGTTCAAGAGCAAGACTTTCCGGAATTATCGCTTCTATAACGATTTTAATTATTATTTTGATCGGAGCTCCTTTCATTGAGAAAATTCCAATGGCTGCTTTGGTTGGAGTAATGATGATGGTTGCGATCAGTACTTTTCAGTGGGTTTCTATTAGAATTGTCAACAAAATGCCAAAATCAGATATTTTTGTCGGAATGACGGTGGCTTTGATTACCATTGTTTTACATAATTTAGCATTAGCTGTTTTGGTTGGAGTGATTATTGCGGCTTTGGTTTTTGCTTGGGATAATGCGAAAAGAATTCGTGCAAGAAAGCATATTGACGAAAACGGAATTAAACATTACGAAATTTTCGGTCCATTATTTTTCGGTTCTGTAATGAATTTTACAGAGAAATTTGATCCTGCAAACGATCCTGAAGAAGTTGTAATTGATTTTAAAGAAAGCAGAGTTGTCGATATGAGTGCTATCGATGCGTTGGATAAATTGTCAAAAAAATATAATGAGTTGAATAAAAGACTGCATTTAAAACATTTAAGTGAAGATTCTATAAAATTATTGAAAAACGCAGAAGCTGTCATTGAAGTCAATATTCATGAGGATCCTACTTATAAAGTGATGCCAGAAAAGTAG
- a CDS encoding HAD family hydrolase, which produces MKTDIDIHNHSHFSFDLWLTLIKSHPEFKTKRVELFSSFFEVNKPIDEVARVVKYYDDLCNSINEVIGGNVDAFEIYLLILNALEVDLKQLNKEKLNEFYQKSEDLFLQYKPVVIFENLHQFFDEIKNQGKTINILSNTGFIKGKTMRKFLIEENLDQYIDFHIYSDELKISKPNPLVFQEVKNLIKNQDLQMNQILHIGDNPIADYKGAKDFGFNAHLLNTQ; this is translated from the coding sequence TTGAAAACAGATATCGACATCCACAATCACTCACATTTTTCTTTTGATCTGTGGCTTACTTTAATAAAATCTCATCCTGAATTTAAAACAAAAAGAGTTGAGTTGTTTTCTTCGTTTTTTGAAGTGAATAAACCAATTGATGAAGTTGCGAGAGTTGTAAAATATTACGATGATCTTTGCAATTCTATCAATGAGGTAATTGGCGGGAATGTAGACGCTTTTGAGATTTATTTATTGATCTTGAATGCTTTAGAAGTTGATTTGAAACAATTAAATAAAGAGAAATTAAACGAGTTTTACCAAAAAAGCGAAGACTTATTTTTACAGTATAAACCTGTTGTGATTTTCGAAAATTTACATCAGTTTTTTGACGAAATTAAAAATCAAGGAAAAACAATTAATATTCTAAGTAATACTGGTTTCATCAAAGGAAAAACGATGAGAAAATTTTTGATTGAGGAAAACCTTGATCAGTATATCGATTTTCATATTTATTCTGATGAATTGAAGATTTCTAAACCCAATCCGCTCGTTTTTCAGGAGGTTAAAAATTTAATTAAAAACCAGGATTTACAAATGAATCAGATTTTGCATATTGGTGATAATCCGATTGCAGATTACAAAGGAGCAAAAGATTTTGGTTTCAACGCACATTTACTAAACACACAATAA
- a CDS encoding phosphoribosyltransferase family protein, translating into MNKRYSLHHIHSADEFTFSPAEYSYFKYGDKSYAEKFAKELFEGFIAQHEEILNTDKEILVLPSPYMAIPTASNFLCFYFKKQLDFYLFQKGKKSSILSKINRNHTYTTDYGNLSFEDRKNLIANDTYYLDKDFLRGKLCIFIDDIKITGSHEFTVNKILNEFNVQADFLFMYYAELMNFELDPKIENYFNYYAVKNVEHVAEVMLKPSFQFNTRIVKYILGLESSNFDYLTSKIKKEQMDHLLELAISNNYHLLKEYETNINTLTQTELNYGY; encoded by the coding sequence ATGAATAAAAGGTACAGCTTGCACCATATTCATTCGGCGGACGAATTTACGTTTTCGCCTGCTGAATATAGCTATTTCAAGTATGGCGATAAGTCGTACGCAGAGAAATTTGCCAAAGAATTATTTGAAGGATTTATTGCTCAGCACGAAGAAATCTTAAATACAGATAAAGAAATTCTAGTATTGCCTAGCCCTTACATGGCGATTCCGACGGCTTCTAATTTTTTATGTTTTTATTTTAAAAAGCAGCTAGATTTTTATTTGTTTCAAAAAGGAAAAAAGTCGAGTATTTTATCAAAAATAAACAGAAATCATACGTACACGACAGATTACGGAAATTTAAGCTTTGAAGACCGTAAAAATCTGATTGCTAATGATACTTATTATCTCGATAAGGATTTTCTTAGAGGAAAACTTTGTATTTTTATAGACGATATAAAAATCACTGGAAGTCATGAATTTACAGTGAATAAAATCCTAAATGAATTTAATGTGCAGGCAGATTTTTTATTCATGTATTACGCTGAATTAATGAATTTTGAATTAGATCCTAAAATTGAAAACTATTTCAACTATTACGCTGTGAAAAACGTTGAACATGTTGCGGAAGTAATGCTGAAGCCAAGCTTCCAGTTTAATACAAGGATTGTAAAATATATTTTGGGCTTAGAATCAAGTAATTTTGATTATCTTACGTCTAAAATAAAAAAAGAGCAGATGGATCATCTTCTTGAGTTGGCAATAAGCAACAATTATCATTTATTAAAAGAATACGAAACTAATATAAACACTTTAACACAAACAGAACTTAATTATGGCTATTAA